The genomic stretch TCCCGGAAATCCCCCGAAAAGGGGTTATTCAGAGGGCAGAACCACCGAAAAGCCACACTCCGACGTTATTCGATGGAGGGAATTCCGCTGAATTGATTCTTTGGCGGACTTGATCAGAGGTTCCTTAATATTGTCGGAGAAGCTGCGGACGGGGCCGAAGCCATTGAATGGATAAAGAATAACTTTGCAGATGTTGTGTTAATGGATATTCGCATGCCAGGCGTCGGAGGGATCGAGGCTACCGCCAAAATAGTGCATCTGCGTCCCGATGCTAAAGTCCTGATCCTTACAGTTATCGGGGACCCCTATACACTGGCACAATCGATCCTACTGGGGGCTAGCGGATGTTATATTTATGGTCAGTCTCCGGATGAGCTGATCTCAAATATTCGATCCCTAGCATTGGGGCATACAATCCCACTCCCACCATCAGTCAAACCAATTCTACAGAAAATGGTCGATAATTTGAAATCGTACCGGACCGAATGCGCAGAAGTGACTAACGATGCATTGACGGCGAGACAGTATGAGGTTTTGAATCTTTTAACGGAAGGGATGAGTAACAAACAGATTGCCCAAGTCCTTAATTTGGAAGTATCGACGGTGAAGAATCATCTGAAGAATATCTACCTAAGGCTGGGCGTCCAAAATCGCTATGAAGCTATCAGATTTATACTGGATAAAAAGTGACTAAAGTAATCCCTATTTCTACCCTCAAGGCCGATGCCAGCAAAGCCAGAATTTCCAGCCGGGCAGCGGCAAACGCCCACTTGAGGTGCGACTCGGTAAAGCGATAGGCATTCTCCAGATGCGCTTCGGGAATCATAGTGGGATATTCATGGCGAAGCTTGGTGACCAATCCCGTCGTGTCGATCCTCACAGGGTATTCCTTCCGGCAATGCCCGCAGCTTAAGCAGGAGGAAAGCTCGGTTTTGGGGTCTTTTGTTATACCTTCGGAGAGGGAAGAAAACAGGACGCCTCGCCCGCCCAGGTGGTGATCGCTGCCGAACCTGTTCCCATAAACCGCGTATGCAGGGCAATGCAACAGACATTCACCGCAACCTAGGCAATAGAGAATCTCCTTGAATTCGCTGGCGGCGATCTCGCTCCGCTTGTTATCCAACAAAACTAGGCTGACCGATTTCGGCCCATGCACGCCTTTGACCAGCTTCTTTTCGATATCGGCGGTCTTGCTCGGCCCACTGAGAATATTGATGAAAGAGGTAATGACAGCGTTAGTTGGCGTAATAGGTTTGCAGTCGCGCCATGTTCAGCGCTTCCTCAAGATCAGGGTAGATTTTATCGATGCCCGCCAGGATGATGTGCTTTTGCGGTCGTATCATCACCTCGGTAACATTCCCCTCATTGTGAAGGATCAGGATCGCTCTTTCATCAGCAGCTATGGCATTGGTCCCGGTGATCCCGATATTGGCCGCTTCGATCTTAGCCGCCACCTCGTCCCGGATGATTTGGGTGAGGATGAGTGGATCGGCGGGAATCTCCCGGCCAAAATGGGCAGAGAGCACTTCGGCGATCTGCTCTTTGGAAAGGTGGCTTGCCGGACCTGTCGGATGGGAAGGTTTTTCCCCGGCTATCTGAACCA from Dehalococcoidia bacterium encodes the following:
- a CDS encoding LUD domain-containing protein, with the protein product MGSEKLVVKAKSNVTKEIDLARELESRGIEAVETDIGDRVVQIAGEKPSHPTGPASHLSKEQIAEVLSAHFGREIPADPLILTQIIRDEVAAKIEAANIGITGTNAIAADERAILILHNEGNVTEVMIRPQKHIILAGIDKIYPDLEEALNMARLQTYYAN
- a CDS encoding 4Fe-4S dicluster domain-containing protein, with product MDNKRSEIAASEFKEILYCLGCGECLLHCPAYAVYGNRFGSDHHLGGRGVLFSSLSEGITKDPKTELSSCLSCGHCRKEYPVRIDTTGLVTKLRHEYPTMIPEAHLENAYRFTESHLKWAFAAARLEILALLASALRVEIGITLVTFYPV
- a CDS encoding response regulator transcription factor, which translates into the protein MVGEAADGAEAIEWIKNNFADVVLMDIRMPGVGGIEATAKIVHLRPDAKVLILTVIGDPYTLAQSILLGASGCYIYGQSPDELISNIRSLALGHTIPLPPSVKPILQKMVDNLKSYRTECAEVTNDALTARQYEVLNLLTEGMSNKQIAQVLNLEVSTVKNHLKNIYLRLGVQNRYEAIRFILDKK